A section of the Falco biarmicus isolate bFalBia1 chromosome 3, bFalBia1.pri, whole genome shotgun sequence genome encodes:
- the TGS1 gene encoding trimethylguanosine synthase isoform X1, translating to MVQDAWGRPVAELLLRAGAAQSILCLCSRAFVEDRKLYKLGLKGFYVKDDNNSTGEDQASEEENCCPNVTLKVDTNHALDLEEVELDSEAELMKSMGLPLQFGGQSARRDFVATENYRKRSNMRLMKKKNKKKKELKQKHEDKTGQECQDRVCGGDTQSVSGELALAMEQHEKSSKLQVVSEGNCESSESLANEVLPRECKEKWEKYWSEYGEGLLWQSWLEKHQEVSSSEATTASEPWNSPDTREEWEQHYSELYWYYWEQFQYWTSQGWTTDCSHGDNVEANGVTQEMGLSGKIDLVRPGAEHSEVLSLEPAPSNTPSEETLPSGAEPHSEIISGICNLNLNMEEVEQSCAAPAVAHQGPQECSSSDSESREEPCDGGTRKRSASCENKSIDQSGSQGSCSLNSNDKEQLLLHNQNEDEDEEPPEHRHVKVKRSHELDVDENPVEDPEEACSVLGLKCGTGQKYGGMPDFTHRSVQYLEKRAKLKSKFLDMRKPRKSKNTHIFFTEESERSCKKNKTLKKVEEFLKRVNKPGEEATSQTAFPQDVVEEALSMSSDSEDQESVTVAQTVTLNAQNQKPLLSSVALTEPGGSNLEEEVQDTAASGSDGQGAGRQERGSGRQLVSLDIPDYLRVETEDVSQAVDEKITTKKKGKRRRRRNKISLGAIPAEIAADLDLAKYWAQRYRLFSRFDEGIKLDREGWFSVTPEKIAEHIAIRVSQSFNCDIIVDAFCGVGGNAIQFALTSKRVIAIDINPEKLSLARHNAEVYGVADQIEFVCGDFMVLAADLQADVVFLSPPWGGPDYATAEIFDIQTMICPDGFEIFRLSKKITNNIVYFLPRNADIDQVASLAGPGGKVEIEQNFLNNKLKTITAYFGDLIRHDIS from the exons ATGGTGCAGGACGCGTGGGGGCGGCCGGTGGCGGAGCTGCTGCTGCGAGCGGGGGCGGCCCAGAGcatcctctgcctctgctcccgCGCCTTCGTCGA AGATCGAAAATTATATAAACTAGGATTAAAAGGATTTTATGTCAAAGATGACAATAACAGTACAG GGGAAGATCAAGCATCTGAGGAGGAGAACTGTTGTCCCAATGTGACACTGAAGGTGGATACTAATCATGCTCTGGACCTGGAAGAAGTCGAACTAGACTCGGAGGCTGAGCTTATGAAGAGCATGGGGTTGCCTCTGCAATTTGGTGGGCAGTCAGCCCGCAGGGACTTTGTG GCAACAGAAAATTATAGAAAGAGAAGTAACATGAGgcttatgaaaaagaaaaacaagaagaaaaaagagttAAAGCAAAAACACGAGGATAAAACGGGGCAGGAATGCCAGGATCGAGTTTGTGGTGGTGATACCCAGTCTGTTTCTGGTGAGCTGGCCCTAGCTATGGAACAACATGAGAAGAGTAGCAAACTTCAGGTTGTAAGTGAAGGAAACTGTGAAAGTTCAGAAAGTCTTGCAAATGAGGTTTTACCCCgtgaatgtaaagaaaaatgggagAAGTACTGGAGTGAGTATGGAGAGGGCCTTCTTTGGCAAAGCTGGCTAGAGAAGCATCAAGAGGTCTCATCATCCgaggccaccacagcctctgAGCCTTGGAATAGTCCAGACACCAGGGAAGAGTGGGAGCAGCATTATAGTGAACTGTACTGGTATTACTGGGAACAGTTTCAGTACTGGACAAGTCAAGGATGGACTACTGATTGCTCACATGGTGACAACGTGGAAGCTAATGGGGTTACCCAGGAGATGGgtctttcaggaaaaatagaCTTGGTTCGCCCAGGGGCTGAACACAGTGAAGTGCTGAGCCTGGAGCCAGCTCCCTCTAACACCCCAAGTGAGGAAACACTCCCTTCGGGCGCTGAGCCCCACAGTGAAATAATCTCTGGGATTTGTAATTTAAATCTGAATATGGAGGAagtggagcagagctgtgcagctccagcagtAGCCCACCAAGGTCCTCAAGAGTGTAGTTCATCTGACAGTGAGAGCCGGGAGGAGCCCTGTGATGGAGGAACCAGAAAAAGGAGTGCAtcttgtgaaaataaaagtattgaCCAATCAG gTTCACAGGGGTCATGTAGCTTGAATTCAAATGACAAAGAACAGTTGCTGCTTCACAACCAAAATGAAGATGAGGATGAAGAGCCTCCTGAACACAGACATGTTAAAGTCAAAAGAAG ccatgaaTTGGATGTGGATGAGAACCCCGTGGAAGATCCTGAGGAAGCCTGCTCTGTTTTGGGTTTAAAGTGTGGCACAGGACAAAA gtaTGGCGGAATGCCAGATTTCACCCACCGAAGTGTGCAGTACTtggagaaaagagcaaaactCAAGTCGAAATTCTTAGATATGCGCAAACCAAGGAAGAGCAAAAACACACACATCTTCTTTACAGAGGAATCTGAAAgatcttgcaaaaaaaataaaactttgaagaAG GTGGAAGAGTTCCTAAAGCGGGTTAATAAACCTGGGGAGGAAGCCACATCCCAGACAGCCTTCCCTCAGGATGTGGTGGAGGAGGCATTGTCCATGAGCAGCGACTCAGAGGATCAGGAAAGCGTTACTGTGGCACAGACTGTGACACTGAATGCTCAAAACCAAAAGCCACTGTTGTCCAGTGTGGCCTTGACAGAACCTGGAGGGAGTAACCTCGAGGAGGAAGTGCAGGACACGGCAGCGAGTGGCTCTGATGGCCAGggtgcagggaggcaggagcgTGGCTCAGGGCGGCAGCTCGTCTCTCTGGATATTCCTGATTATCTCCGGGTAGAGACAGAGGATGTCAGCCAAG CTGTAGATGAAAAAATTACGAcaaagaagaaggggaaaagaaggagaaggaggaataAAATTTCACTGGGAGCTATACCTGCTGAGATTGCTGCTGATCTGGATCTGGCCAAGTACTGGGCACAGCGCTACCGGCTGTTCTCTCGGTTTGATGAGGGAATTAAACTAGACAGAG AGGGTTGGTTTTCTGTTACTCCTGAGAAAATAGCTGAGCATATTGCCATCCGAGTTAGTCAGTCATTCAACTGCGACATCATAGTGGATGCGTTCTGTGGGGTTGGAGGAAACGCTATTCAATTTGCGTTGACTTCAAAGAGAG TGATCGCCATTGATATCAATCCTGAGAAACTCAGTCTCGCACGCCACAATGCTGAGGTGTATGGTGTGGCAGATCAGATAGAATTCGTGTGCGGAGACTTCATGGTGCTGGCTGCCGACCTGCAGGCAGATGTTGTGTTCCTCAGCCCACCTTGGGGGGGGCCTGACTATGCCACTGCTGAAATCTTTGATATCCAAACCATGATTTGCCCAGACGGAT TTGAGATTTTCAGGCTCTCAAAGAAGATCACCAACAATATTGTGTATTTTCTACCTCGGAATGCTGACATTGACCAG
- the TGS1 gene encoding trimethylguanosine synthase isoform X2, whose product MVQDAWGRPVAELLLRAGAAQSILCLCSRAFVEDRKLYKLGLKGFYVKDDNNSTGEDQASEEENCCPNVTLKVDTNHALDLEEVELDSEAELMKSMGLPLQFGGQSARRDFVATENYRKRSNMRLMKKKNKKKKELKQKHEDKTGQECQDRVCGGDTQSVSGELALAMEQHEKSSKLQVVSEGNCESSESLANEVLPRECKEKWEKYWSEYGEGLLWQSWLEKHQEVSSSEATTASEPWNSPDTREEWEQHYSELYWYYWEQFQYWTSQGWTTDCSHGDNVEANGVTQEMGLSGKIDLVRPGAEHSEVLSLEPAPSNTPSEETLPSGAEPHSEIISGICNLNLNMEEVEQSCAAPAVAHQGPQECSSSDSESREEPCDGGTRKRSASCENKSIDQSGSQGSCSLNSNDKEQLLLHNQNEDEDEEPPEHRHVKVKRSHELDVDENPVEDPEEACSVLGLKCGTGQKYGGMPDFTHRSVQYLEKRAKLKSKFLDMRKPRKSKNTHIFFTEESERSCKKNKTLKKVEEFLKRVNKPGEEATSQTAFPQDVVEEALSMSSDSEDQESVTVAQTVTLNAQNQKPLLSSVALTEPGGSNLEEEVQDTAASGSDGQGAGRQERGSGRQLVSLDIPDYLRVETEDVSQAVDEKITTKKKGKRRRRRNKISLGAIPAEIAADLDLAKYWAQRYRLFSRFDEGIKLDREGWFSVTPEKIAEHIAIRVSQSFNCDIIVDAFCGVGGNAIQFALTSKRGGFLSRARRES is encoded by the exons ATGGTGCAGGACGCGTGGGGGCGGCCGGTGGCGGAGCTGCTGCTGCGAGCGGGGGCGGCCCAGAGcatcctctgcctctgctcccgCGCCTTCGTCGA AGATCGAAAATTATATAAACTAGGATTAAAAGGATTTTATGTCAAAGATGACAATAACAGTACAG GGGAAGATCAAGCATCTGAGGAGGAGAACTGTTGTCCCAATGTGACACTGAAGGTGGATACTAATCATGCTCTGGACCTGGAAGAAGTCGAACTAGACTCGGAGGCTGAGCTTATGAAGAGCATGGGGTTGCCTCTGCAATTTGGTGGGCAGTCAGCCCGCAGGGACTTTGTG GCAACAGAAAATTATAGAAAGAGAAGTAACATGAGgcttatgaaaaagaaaaacaagaagaaaaaagagttAAAGCAAAAACACGAGGATAAAACGGGGCAGGAATGCCAGGATCGAGTTTGTGGTGGTGATACCCAGTCTGTTTCTGGTGAGCTGGCCCTAGCTATGGAACAACATGAGAAGAGTAGCAAACTTCAGGTTGTAAGTGAAGGAAACTGTGAAAGTTCAGAAAGTCTTGCAAATGAGGTTTTACCCCgtgaatgtaaagaaaaatgggagAAGTACTGGAGTGAGTATGGAGAGGGCCTTCTTTGGCAAAGCTGGCTAGAGAAGCATCAAGAGGTCTCATCATCCgaggccaccacagcctctgAGCCTTGGAATAGTCCAGACACCAGGGAAGAGTGGGAGCAGCATTATAGTGAACTGTACTGGTATTACTGGGAACAGTTTCAGTACTGGACAAGTCAAGGATGGACTACTGATTGCTCACATGGTGACAACGTGGAAGCTAATGGGGTTACCCAGGAGATGGgtctttcaggaaaaatagaCTTGGTTCGCCCAGGGGCTGAACACAGTGAAGTGCTGAGCCTGGAGCCAGCTCCCTCTAACACCCCAAGTGAGGAAACACTCCCTTCGGGCGCTGAGCCCCACAGTGAAATAATCTCTGGGATTTGTAATTTAAATCTGAATATGGAGGAagtggagcagagctgtgcagctccagcagtAGCCCACCAAGGTCCTCAAGAGTGTAGTTCATCTGACAGTGAGAGCCGGGAGGAGCCCTGTGATGGAGGAACCAGAAAAAGGAGTGCAtcttgtgaaaataaaagtattgaCCAATCAG gTTCACAGGGGTCATGTAGCTTGAATTCAAATGACAAAGAACAGTTGCTGCTTCACAACCAAAATGAAGATGAGGATGAAGAGCCTCCTGAACACAGACATGTTAAAGTCAAAAGAAG ccatgaaTTGGATGTGGATGAGAACCCCGTGGAAGATCCTGAGGAAGCCTGCTCTGTTTTGGGTTTAAAGTGTGGCACAGGACAAAA gtaTGGCGGAATGCCAGATTTCACCCACCGAAGTGTGCAGTACTtggagaaaagagcaaaactCAAGTCGAAATTCTTAGATATGCGCAAACCAAGGAAGAGCAAAAACACACACATCTTCTTTACAGAGGAATCTGAAAgatcttgcaaaaaaaataaaactttgaagaAG GTGGAAGAGTTCCTAAAGCGGGTTAATAAACCTGGGGAGGAAGCCACATCCCAGACAGCCTTCCCTCAGGATGTGGTGGAGGAGGCATTGTCCATGAGCAGCGACTCAGAGGATCAGGAAAGCGTTACTGTGGCACAGACTGTGACACTGAATGCTCAAAACCAAAAGCCACTGTTGTCCAGTGTGGCCTTGACAGAACCTGGAGGGAGTAACCTCGAGGAGGAAGTGCAGGACACGGCAGCGAGTGGCTCTGATGGCCAGggtgcagggaggcaggagcgTGGCTCAGGGCGGCAGCTCGTCTCTCTGGATATTCCTGATTATCTCCGGGTAGAGACAGAGGATGTCAGCCAAG CTGTAGATGAAAAAATTACGAcaaagaagaaggggaaaagaaggagaaggaggaataAAATTTCACTGGGAGCTATACCTGCTGAGATTGCTGCTGATCTGGATCTGGCCAAGTACTGGGCACAGCGCTACCGGCTGTTCTCTCGGTTTGATGAGGGAATTAAACTAGACAGAG AGGGTTGGTTTTCTGTTACTCCTGAGAAAATAGCTGAGCATATTGCCATCCGAGTTAGTCAGTCATTCAACTGCGACATCATAGTGGATGCGTTCTGTGGGGTTGGAGGAAACGCTATTCAATTTGCGTTGACTTCAAAGAGAG